A part of Gammaproteobacteria bacterium genomic DNA contains:
- the gspG gene encoding type II secretion system major pseudopilin GspG — protein sequence MHYQAQRGFTLIEVMVAMVILGILAATVVPKLMSRPEQARMVKVKQDILTVESALDLYKLDNGFYPSTDQGLQALLTKPSGAPVPRNWKSDGYIQDAPIDPWGVPYQYINDGEKVRIFSFGPKGREGNSEIGNWNMNETA from the coding sequence ATGCATTATCAAGCCCAGCGGGGCTTCACCCTTATTGAGGTCATGGTCGCGATGGTTATCCTCGGGATTTTAGCGGCGACGGTTGTCCCTAAACTTATGAGCCGGCCAGAGCAAGCCCGAATGGTGAAGGTGAAACAAGATATTCTAACAGTAGAAAGCGCACTTGACCTCTACAAATTAGATAATGGCTTTTATCCCAGCACCGACCAAGGGTTACAAGCATTGCTGACTAAGCCTAGTGGCGCGCCGGTACCTCGCAACTGGAAGTCAGATGGGTATATCCAGGATGCACCCATTGATCCGTGGGGCGTCCCTTATCAATACATCAATGATGGCGAAAAAGTTCGTATTTTTAGTTTTGGACCTAAGGGTCGAGAAGGTAATA